The Aedes aegypti strain LVP_AGWG chromosome 1, AaegL5.0 Primary Assembly, whole genome shotgun sequence sequence tttttcattttttcttgaagcctcttctagttactgatttttggcaataataaaaattcaagtttttaagatacttttaaaaataataaattttgaatatttttctgaaaatatttttattttccgtgtaattaacggaaaaaacaggtttgaaattattttaataccaccaagcatTTCTACTGTTATAGGtttatagtagaaaaatataagaggacgattttttatattacacgttaaataaaccccaggcatttgtaggttatataagaatacaatttttcaaacaatttttaaaaatacaaaaaagtttcaaaagtaaaaaataacctttctcatatgcgtgttatgagtcaaggctcaagccaaaaataaaatctttttgatttccaagctacgaaaaaatacacaaaattccaaagtgtaccccgtctaaaggcggggttgggtattagagggttaaagaaaaaatacagaaaaagtttttgaaaaatgtctccttacttttcacctgccccaaaagtggggcaagtgaaaagtttaccgttttgaataatcaattcaaaaataaacagtTATATCCACGATTTCTataagctttaacatttgttaaggcttcccaatgaacaataacataagtaatatttaaacaaagaaaatgttattcttttcacttgaattttcttctgttcagttatgttagttgaaatgattcgacaacattataactgcaacatttccaatgttagttcttacattatagtacagcaattgcatttctgctctgtataattcccaccgctcgttatttgtttttgagaaagtcggatatgacgtcggataactcttccggagaaatcaaacggaatccttcaataacgtatttagaatcttttttatgtggatagacctatatcccatttttatgttttgaactagctttacatagacattccacgagatttccgtgtgttctctaatattgcaacttttcagtcaacgtcttccttttaattggctgcccgaagtagacatattaatatttttatgtttggcaacatcttttagagaagttccatgatttctaatagcttttaacgcttgagtatagtgtttcttgaattatcagcacgttatgtttttctatgataattgcgaaccatgtttacttatggcgacttaaagagaaaacacaaattcaatctctaatgataaacttttcacttgccccacctgataagaaaattgacggagtttaaatttagttatttttaggtctacgtcgaattaattctaaaactttttttattgcggtttaaaactgtcacagaggacaactaagcagtggtacaggaaattgttttccgcaacttttttccactgaaaatattaaaataagattgtacgctgccaacttgttacggagtaacagttgacagattaacaatttttcactctattatgcaataatggctgaaaaatctcagaaatatcttacctatcgtaatgttctcaatggcctcaaaggtttacgcatgagttcaaAACGTTATTTCACATATTCAGTGAaatattgttttcacttaccccatttacccacttgccccgcggtaccttacacttagatttttttcacgagctcggctgtgcgaatctcggtttcccgattttaaccgagactcagctaacaatttgtccggttgcttagcaacgaagcacgatttactgatactcggcttttatttactgagatcccaggaaattcgtttgccgacttctcggctgtgcggatctcggttaaaattagccgagattcggcattctaatttaagtGTGAACAATTGCTTAAATTAAGGATTTTCTTCTTTCACCATTGCATGCCAACTGaagttcactattgttttcaatttcggccaaacggaattcggccaaatggccattCGGTCAAATGATCCTTTCgtccaaatggcgttcggccaaacggcatttggtcaaatggcattcggccaaacggcattcggtcaaatagaattcggccaaatgacccggaaccccaCTCACAGTCACGAACTAAACTAGTCATAGCCTAACTCGATCTGAATTACATGAACGAATCGTTGTATCTCCTTAGACTTTACGTCTATGACTTCAGATTCTTCTGGTGTAGGATAAGCAGACTGCATCTTATGcgctttcttcatttttttcaccacTACTCACTCTTCGATGGTAATTTGACTTTTTGTAGCAGCATAGATTTTCTCAACTATTTACAAAATCTAAGGTTTACTTTGCCTCTAAGAGTTACTCATACTTTATACTAAATAcataatacatttttttgagACCAAACGATTTTTTGTTGTTCAATTTATCGCAACTCTATAAAGTATGAAAGTTTAAAAACTAGTAGTATTTGTAgtattggggccttccttagccgaatggttagagtccgcgactacaaagcaaaccaTGCTGAAaatgtcttggttcgattcccggtcggtccaggttcttttcgtaatggaaatttccttgaccctcctgggcatggagtatcatcgtacctgccacacgatatacgaatgcgaaaatggcaactatggcaaagaaagctttcagttactaactgtagaagtgctttTGGAACGCTACGCTGAGTaaccggctctgtcccagttgggacgttaatgccaagcagaagaagaagtatttaaaatttatttttttgaaatcagGTCACATCATGTTTCGAATAGCAAAATTTGGCATAAATCTCAAATCtaggaattttgaataaatcctGAAATTAATCATAACTTCACGAGTTTATTGAGGAAAACTATAACGTTTCCTAATCAACTTTCTTAAATAGCaattaaatccaatccaattatcaaaaaaaaaatgcttgttttaagaatttcatttgaacaaaaaacatcTGTTTTCTCTATCCCGACCGAGACCGAGACCGAAAACCGGGAAATACTCTAGAGCTTCCTTTCTACTTTTGAGTGGCCATCCTGATTTATGTAGAACCGTATTATACAAGCATTAATATCTCATTCTGTTTCAGAAAAGGGCGAGTTGAATGTGAAAATTGATACCCTGAAGAGAGTAATCCAGCTTCTGTTGAATGGTGAACGTCTGCCGAGTTTGTTGATGACCATCATCCGATTCGTGCTTCCGTTGCAGAACCATACGATCAAGAAGCTGCTGCTGATCTATTGGGAAATCGTCCCGAAGACTTCTCCCGATGGCAAGCTGCTGCAGGAGATGATTCTGGTATGCGACGCCTATCGGAAGGACCTCCAGCATCCCAACGAGTTTCTCCGAGGATCTACATTGCGGTTTTTGTGCAAACTGAAAGAGCCGGAACTTTTGGAACCCCTGATGCCGGCTATCCGGGCTTGTCTGGAGCATCGCCATTCGTATGTCAGACGGAATGCCGTGCTTGCTATTTTCACCATCTACAAAAACTTCGAATGGCTGGTTCCTGACGGGCCGGAATTGATTGCCAACTTTTTGGATACACAGCAGGATATGTCCTGCAAGCGAAATGCTTTCCTCATGTTGCTGCATGCCGATCAGGAGAGGGCTTTGAACTATTTGGCCTCGTGTCTGGATCAGGTGAACAATTTCGGTGACATCTTGCAATTGGTCATCGTGGAGCTCATCTACAAAGTGTGTCATGCCAATCCGGCCGAAAGATCTCGCTTTATTCGAtgcatttacaatttgctgaaTTCTTCTTCGAATGCGGTTCGTTACGAAGCAGCTGGAACACTGGTCACGCTTTCAACGGCACCGACAGCCATCAAAGCTGCCGTCAGCTGTTACATCGAGTTGATTATCAAGGAAAGCGATAACAATGTAAAGCTGATTGTACTTGACCGCCTAATCGCATTGAAGGAAAACGAAAACATGGAGCGAGTTATGCAGGAATTGGTGATGGACATCCTCCGAGTTTTGTCTGCAACTGATATTGAGGTCCGTCGTAAAACGCTTACTCTTGCCATGGAGCTAGTTTCGTCAAGAAACATAGAAGAAATGGTGTTGGTTCTGAAGAAGGAGGTTTCCAAGACACACAATATCGAACACGAAGACACGGGAAAGTATCGCCAGCTGTTGGTTAGAACTCTTCATAGTTGCTGCATCAAATTCCCCGATGTCGCTGCCACCGTAATTCCAGTACTGGTGGAATTCCTTTCCGATTCCAATGAGCTAGCTGCCGCGGATGttctcattttcgtacgggaaGCCATTCAAAAGTTCCCACATCTTCAGGAACTCGTTATCGAAAAGCTACTGGAAGCTTTCCCGGCTATCAAGTCTTCGAAAATCCAACGGGCCGCCCTGTGGATCCTGGGAGAGTATGCCACCTCTGCGAAGGACATTATGGATGTGATTGCAATTGTCAATCAAACACTGGGTGAGGTGCCCATTGTTGAAGCCGAGCAGAGAAGGCTGGCAGGCGATGAGAGCGAAAACGATGAAAATAAGACTCCGAATGCTGGCGCTGTTCCGAACAATAAGGTCACCTCGGATGGAAC is a genomic window containing:
- the LOC5565050 gene encoding coatomer subunit beta; this encodes MSLSEASCYTIINAQETEPYNEMQLKLDLEKGELNVKIDTLKRVIQLLLNGERLPSLLMTIIRFVLPLQNHTIKKLLLIYWEIVPKTSPDGKLLQEMILVCDAYRKDLQHPNEFLRGSTLRFLCKLKEPELLEPLMPAIRACLEHRHSYVRRNAVLAIFTIYKNFEWLVPDGPELIANFLDTQQDMSCKRNAFLMLLHADQERALNYLASCLDQVNNFGDILQLVIVELIYKVCHANPAERSRFIRCIYNLLNSSSNAVRYEAAGTLVTLSTAPTAIKAAVSCYIELIIKESDNNVKLIVLDRLIALKENENMERVMQELVMDILRVLSATDIEVRRKTLTLAMELVSSRNIEEMVLVLKKEVSKTHNIEHEDTGKYRQLLVRTLHSCCIKFPDVAATVIPVLVEFLSDSNELAAADVLIFVREAIQKFPHLQELVIEKLLEAFPAIKSSKIQRAALWILGEYATSAKDIMDVIAIVNQTLGEVPIVEAEQRRLAGDESENDENKTPNAGAVPNNKVTSDGTYATQSAFSVAPVSKKVERPPLRQYLMDGDFFIGATLASTLTKLVLRFIDLEPNEKKQNRLCTSAMLIMSSILHLGKSGLPTKAITNDDMDRIFLCLKTLSQRTPEVVHIFKQSCRDALAGMLNAQNAEEQQTQKDKQKTAAKIQPDDPIAFTQLANGKNDQLGENVFESSLNQALAGTKNTTLSDVASPNNKLNKVTQLTGFSDPVYAEAYVHVNQYDIVLDVLIVNQTSDTLQNCTLELATVGDLKLVERPHPVVLAPHDFCNIKANVKVSSTENGIIFGNIVYDTTGSSNVVVLNTIHIDIMDYILPASCTDTEFRSMWVEFEWENKVSVNTTLTDLHEYLKMLLKSTNMKCLTPEKALSGQCGFMAANMYARSIFGEDALANLSIEKPLDRPDAPVTGHIRIRAKSQGMALSLGDKINHTQKCLQEKPVAA